In a single window of the Pseudoxanthomonas sp. F37 genome:
- a CDS encoding outer membrane beta-barrel protein, whose protein sequence is MTLFRCLPLALVAFAFHAQAQSLSPAYDAFRKKETPAPAPAQSAAPAQTDAAPPAPAPAAAPAPAPYAATFDTSAREQDDGGFFVGVQAGQGWIYEDVEQDAVAVSAGYRWQAGPWTQVGVELSGGRLDETTDGGWRYAKATYKAVGANARMTFGESPWFMMVRGGYFDAEQDIPGGGDFSTDGGYAGLAVGVDINRHFNITLGYTGFVYADEYYDSDCDDDYSYDCDFSRADTVTLGVEARF, encoded by the coding sequence ATGACGCTGTTCCGTTGCCTGCCACTGGCCCTGGTGGCCTTCGCCTTCCACGCCCAGGCCCAGTCGCTCTCGCCGGCCTACGACGCCTTCCGCAAGAAGGAAACGCCGGCACCCGCGCCCGCCCAATCCGCCGCGCCGGCGCAGACCGATGCCGCCCCGCCGGCACCCGCTCCCGCAGCGGCGCCTGCCCCGGCCCCCTATGCCGCCACCTTCGACACCTCCGCGCGCGAGCAGGATGACGGCGGCTTCTTCGTCGGCGTGCAGGCCGGCCAGGGCTGGATCTACGAAGACGTCGAGCAGGACGCCGTGGCCGTCAGCGCGGGCTACCGCTGGCAGGCCGGCCCGTGGACGCAGGTGGGCGTGGAACTGTCGGGTGGCCGATTGGACGAAACGACCGACGGCGGCTGGCGCTATGCGAAGGCGACCTACAAGGCCGTGGGCGCCAATGCTCGCATGACCTTCGGTGAGAGCCCCTGGTTCATGATGGTGCGCGGCGGTTACTTCGACGCGGAACAGGACATCCCCGGTGGTGGCGACTTCTCCACCGACGGCGGCTATGCCGGCCTGGCGGTCGGCGTGGACATCAACCGCCACTTCAACATCACGCTCGGGTACACAGGATTCGTCTACGCCGACGAGTACTACGACAGCGACTGCGACGACGACTACAGCTACGACTGCGACTTCAGCCGTGCCGACACGGTGACGCTGGGCGTCGAAGCACGGTTCTGA
- the hemB gene encoding porphobilinogen synthase, which translates to MAYPYTRPRRMRRDEFSRRLMRENVLTTNDLIYPVFVHEEKGRVPVASMPGVERLSIDELLRVGEEALELGVPVLDLFGVPDPAAKTADGRIAWDEDGIIPRAIRALKARFPELGVMSDQALDPYTTHGQDGLIDDTGYILNDETIEALVKQSLAHAAAGVDILSPSDMMDGRIGAIREALEKAGHINTRIMSYAAKYASAFYGPFRSAVGSAANLGKGNKFTYQMDPANSNEALHEIALDLDEGADMVMVKPGLPYLDVIRRVKDEFGVPTFAYQVSGEYAMIKAAAANGWLDEKACALEALTAFKRAGADGVLTYFALDAARWLRDG; encoded by the coding sequence ATGGCCTACCCCTACACCCGCCCGCGCCGCATGCGCCGCGACGAGTTCTCCCGCCGGCTGATGCGCGAGAACGTGCTGACCACCAACGACCTGATCTACCCCGTGTTCGTGCACGAGGAAAAAGGCCGGGTGCCGGTGGCGTCGATGCCGGGCGTCGAGCGACTGTCCATCGATGAGCTGCTGCGCGTGGGCGAGGAAGCGCTGGAACTGGGCGTGCCGGTGCTGGACCTGTTCGGCGTGCCCGATCCGGCGGCGAAGACCGCCGACGGCCGCATCGCATGGGATGAGGACGGCATCATCCCGCGCGCGATCCGCGCGCTGAAGGCGCGCTTTCCCGAACTGGGCGTGATGAGCGACCAGGCGCTGGATCCGTACACCACGCACGGCCAGGACGGCCTGATCGACGACACCGGCTACATCCTCAACGACGAGACCATCGAGGCGCTGGTCAAGCAGTCGCTGGCGCATGCCGCTGCCGGCGTGGACATCCTCTCGCCCAGCGACATGATGGACGGCCGCATCGGCGCGATCCGCGAGGCGCTGGAGAAGGCCGGCCACATCAACACCCGCATCATGTCGTACGCGGCCAAGTACGCCAGCGCGTTCTACGGCCCGTTCCGCAGCGCGGTGGGCAGCGCCGCCAACCTGGGCAAGGGCAACAAGTTCACCTATCAGATGGACCCGGCCAACTCCAACGAAGCGCTGCACGAAATCGCGCTGGACCTGGACGAAGGCGCGGACATGGTGATGGTGAAGCCGGGCCTGCCGTACCTGGACGTGATCCGGCGGGTGAAGGACGAGTTCGGCGTGCCGACCTTCGCGTACCAGGTCAGCGGCGAGTACGCGATGATCAAGGCCGCCGCCGCGAACGGCTGGCTGGACGAGAAGGCCTGCGCGCTGGAAGCGCTGACCGCGTTCAAGCGCGCAGGCGCCGACGGCGTGCTGACCTACTTCGCGCTGGATGCGGCGCGCTGGCTGCGGGACGGCTGA
- a CDS encoding pteridine-dependent deoxygenase produces MPETLAVFGFGTLAPASAAIDDPRYLHVPLSPLREAAAPYEVWRSAGPVSTGRDGDIRYSHDGALMFGVLEWEEPAGGILHASARAYAAMAAFWRGSGYPHLLRIWNYFDAITEGEGDGERYRQFCVGRVQGLGSVDTRTLPAATAIGSRDGRRVLQVYWLAAREPGLPLENPRQVSAYRYPREYGPQSPSFARALLPPSPQVPLLLSGTASIVGHASQHADSLRAQLDETLTNLDSLLGAARARTPALSAHLDASSRLKVYLRDAADADAVAAQLEARLGTRVPWLMLHADVCRRELLVEIEGMHGVGA; encoded by the coding sequence ATGCCCGAAACGCTGGCGGTGTTCGGGTTCGGCACGCTGGCACCGGCCTCGGCGGCCATCGACGATCCCCGCTACCTGCACGTGCCGCTCTCGCCCCTGCGTGAAGCCGCGGCCCCGTATGAGGTGTGGCGTTCGGCCGGCCCGGTGTCGACCGGTCGTGATGGCGACATCCGCTACAGCCACGACGGCGCGCTGATGTTCGGCGTGCTGGAGTGGGAGGAGCCGGCGGGCGGCATCCTGCATGCCAGCGCGCGCGCCTACGCGGCGATGGCGGCGTTCTGGCGCGGGAGCGGTTACCCGCACCTGCTGCGGATCTGGAACTACTTCGACGCCATTACCGAGGGTGAAGGCGATGGCGAACGCTACCGGCAGTTCTGCGTGGGACGCGTGCAGGGGCTGGGCAGCGTGGACACGCGCACGCTGCCGGCGGCCACCGCCATAGGCAGCCGCGACGGCCGCCGCGTGCTGCAGGTCTACTGGCTGGCCGCGCGCGAACCCGGCCTGCCGCTGGAGAATCCGCGCCAGGTCAGCGCCTACCGCTACCCGCGCGAATACGGCCCGCAGTCGCCCAGCTTCGCCCGCGCCCTGCTACCGCCGTCGCCGCAGGTGCCGCTGCTGCTGTCCGGTACGGCCAGCATCGTGGGGCATGCCTCGCAGCACGCCGATTCGCTGCGCGCGCAGCTGGACGAAACCCTCACCAATCTGGACAGCCTGCTGGGCGCGGCGCGCGCGCGCACCCCGGCGTTGTCGGCGCATCTGGACGCCAGCTCGCGGCTCAAGGTCTACTTGCGCGACGCGGCCGATGCCGATGCCGTCGCCGCGCAGCTGGAGGCCCGCCTGGGCACCCGCGTGCCGTGGCTGATGCTGCATGCCGATGTCTGCCGCCGCGAACTGCTGGTGGAAATCGAGGGCATGCACGGCGTCGGCGCTTGA
- a CDS encoding cytochrome c oxidase assembly factor Coa1 family protein, with product MHATAPPPSTWWSRNWKWCVPVLAALLLALFAAFIFGILALVFGAMKSSDPYQHAMARAQADPAVTAALGTPIQAGWLVQGNFSSNGPDGEANLSIPLDGPKADGTLFVVAKKHAGQWRYETLAVNVDGGERIVLEHDAAMPLP from the coding sequence ATGCACGCCACCGCCCCGCCCCCCTCCACCTGGTGGAGCCGCAACTGGAAGTGGTGTGTACCGGTGCTGGCGGCGCTGCTGCTCGCGCTGTTCGCCGCCTTCATCTTCGGCATCCTGGCGCTGGTCTTCGGCGCGATGAAATCCTCGGACCCGTACCAGCACGCGATGGCACGGGCGCAGGCCGATCCCGCTGTGACGGCCGCGCTCGGCACGCCGATCCAGGCCGGCTGGCTGGTGCAGGGCAACTTCAGCAGCAACGGGCCCGACGGCGAGGCCAACCTGTCCATCCCGCTGGACGGCCCGAAGGCCGACGGCACGCTGTTCGTCGTGGCGAAGAAGCACGCCGGCCAGTGGCGCTACGAAACACTGGCGGTGAACGTGGACGGGGGCGAGCGGATCGTGCTGGAACACGACGCGGCGATGCCCCTGCCCTGA